The Halomicronema hongdechloris C2206 genome includes a window with the following:
- a CDS encoding multicopper oxidase domain-containing protein — protein sequence MAESPPSHPRTRRPWRRRQVLAWAAAGMGALALGGLGRHWRRQSLAEVRVPTQDAAMDLNLPYDPIALLRDFNYGTLRHEATGPVREFEVVADSVTLPLNSAISFVSWNLNRRVPGPTLRAQAGERVRIIFHNQDGHSHSLHFHGTHPAAMDGIDPVRHGKTFIYEFDAEPFGVHPYHCHIEPVTRHIGKGLYGLLIVDPPQARPSADEMVLVMAGYDINDDQRNELYAFNGIPNIYRDHPIAIYQHQRVRLYLLNMIEFDPVASFHIHANLFQVYPTGRTLEPSQETDVITLGTAERHILEFAYAYPGCYMFHPHQDVMAANGCIGYFDVLKA from the coding sequence ATGGCTGAGTCTCCTCCATCCCATCCCCGGACAAGACGCCCCTGGCGGCGACGGCAAGTTCTGGCCTGGGCTGCTGCTGGTATGGGGGCCCTGGCTCTAGGCGGCTTAGGGCGACATTGGCGCCGCCAGTCTTTGGCAGAGGTTCGCGTCCCTACCCAGGACGCGGCGATGGATCTGAACCTACCCTACGACCCTATCGCCCTGCTACGGGACTTTAACTACGGTACCCTGCGTCACGAAGCAACCGGGCCAGTGCGGGAGTTTGAGGTGGTGGCTGACAGCGTGACCCTCCCCCTAAACTCGGCCATTTCCTTCGTCAGTTGGAACCTGAACAGACGGGTGCCTGGTCCCACCTTACGGGCCCAAGCCGGGGAGCGGGTGCGCATTATTTTCCACAATCAAGATGGGCATTCTCATAGTTTGCACTTTCACGGCACCCACCCAGCGGCCATGGATGGCATCGATCCAGTGCGCCACGGTAAAACGTTTATCTATGAGTTCGATGCCGAGCCCTTTGGGGTGCATCCTTATCATTGCCATATCGAACCCGTCACCCGCCACATCGGCAAAGGACTCTACGGGCTCTTGATCGTAGATCCTCCCCAAGCCCGCCCCTCGGCCGATGAGATGGTCTTGGTGATGGCTGGCTATGACATCAATGACGACCAACGCAATGAGCTGTATGCGTTCAACGGTATCCCCAATATTTACCGGGACCATCCCATTGCCATCTATCAACATCAGCGAGTGCGGCTTTATCTACTCAATATGATCGAGTTTGACCCCGTCGCCAGCTTTCATATTCATGCCAACCTGTTTCAGGTATATCCCACTGGCCGCACCCTAGAGCCTAGCCAAGAAACGGATGTGATTACCTTGGGAACAGCGGAGCGGCATATTTTAGAATTTGCCTACGCCTATCCAGGCTGCTACATGTTCCATCCCCACCAGGACGTGATGGCCGCCAATGGCTGCATTGGCTACTTCGACGTGCTCAAGGCCTAA
- a CDS encoding alpha/beta fold hydrolase, whose protein sequence is MPAIPHLLWLNLSPSLCPLNRPLLRQLSYRGTVAQWDYHHSADEPALLEIPLTLLHDHLKSVAQPVHLAGHGLSGVLGLLYAQRYPERVRSLTLLGVGPYPMVTWYSHYYAQRRLLPCHRDRILLKLVNDLFGPMARSMVRELVCRLEADLDSTPAPHSLICHPYLAPGNSPVPLLACGSQDDGVIASHEFLRWQHWLHPGRGDQLWQCPQGRHFFQYSEAAALARAMGIFWQSLTPA, encoded by the coding sequence ATGCCAGCCATTCCCCATCTCCTGTGGCTGAATCTGAGCCCCAGCCTCTGTCCTCTGAATCGACCGTTGCTACGGCAGCTATCCTATCGAGGGACGGTAGCTCAATGGGATTATCATCATTCTGCCGACGAGCCAGCCCTTTTGGAGATTCCGTTGACGCTGCTCCATGACCATCTCAAGTCTGTAGCGCAGCCGGTGCATTTAGCGGGCCATGGCCTGAGTGGAGTCTTAGGGCTCCTTTATGCCCAGCGCTATCCTGAGCGGGTCCGCTCACTCACGCTGCTGGGAGTGGGGCCTTACCCAATGGTGACTTGGTATTCTCACTATTATGCCCAACGACGCCTGTTACCCTGCCACCGCGATCGCATCTTGCTCAAACTGGTGAACGATTTATTTGGTCCCATGGCCAGATCGATGGTGCGAGAGTTGGTCTGCCGTCTCGAGGCGGATTTAGATAGTACTCCCGCCCCTCATTCGCTCATTTGCCATCCCTACCTGGCCCCCGGCAATTCTCCTGTACCATTACTGGCCTGTGGGAGCCAGGACGATGGCGTGATTGCCTCCCATGAGTTTTTGAGGTGGCAGCATTGGCTACATCCCGGTCGTGGGGATCAGCTTTGGCAATGTCCCCAGGGACGCCATTTCTTTCAGTACAGCGAAGCCGCTGCCCTAGCCCGAGCCATGGGGATTTTCTGGCAGTCTCTGACGCCAGCCTAG
- a CDS encoding Fe2+-dependent dioxygenase, translating into MLFQVPEVLTPDELTQLTQTLTQAEFIDGKLTAGWHAKLVKHNQQLAKTVPEAASLKQQIKTALNRHPLFQIAVRPKTIHSILFSRYTAGMSYGLHVDNALMAGHRSDVSFTVFLSAPEEYSGGELVIAGPDDEQGYRLTAGSALVYPSTTLHRVDPVTQGERLVAVGWAQSWVRDAAQRELLFDLETARRSLFAKDGKTPEFDLLSKSMANLLRRWCD; encoded by the coding sequence ATGCTATTCCAGGTTCCCGAGGTATTAACCCCAGACGAGTTAACCCAGCTGACTCAGACCTTAACCCAGGCCGAATTTATCGATGGAAAACTGACCGCTGGTTGGCATGCCAAGCTGGTCAAGCATAATCAGCAACTGGCCAAGACGGTGCCAGAAGCCGCCAGCCTGAAACAGCAAATCAAGACCGCCTTAAATCGCCATCCTCTGTTTCAGATTGCGGTGCGGCCCAAGACCATTCATTCGATTCTATTTAGTCGCTACACTGCCGGTATGAGCTATGGTCTCCACGTCGATAATGCTCTGATGGCGGGCCATCGCTCTGATGTGTCGTTTACAGTGTTTCTCTCGGCTCCAGAAGAGTATAGCGGTGGTGAGTTGGTCATTGCCGGCCCGGACGATGAACAAGGCTACCGACTCACCGCTGGCTCAGCCTTGGTGTATCCATCCACGACTCTACATCGAGTAGATCCGGTGACCCAGGGAGAACGGCTGGTGGCTGTGGGGTGGGCCCAGAGTTGGGTACGGGATGCGGCCCAGCGAGAGCTATTATTTGATCTAGAGACAGCCCGCCGCAGTTTATTTGCCAAGGACGGTAAGACCCCTGAGTTTGACTTGCTGTCTAAGAGCATGGCGAATCTATTGCGCCGTTGGTGTGATTAA
- a CDS encoding (2Fe-2S) ferredoxin domain-containing protein, producing the protein MTQYADRLRHQGILQGTYVADIRSDHGKLKGIRLQTPQGTYAVKLPKPLRYAIARELTLGAPVRVWVRSKKDSLKAIQVIPLTPQTALELPPEPASVSPRQAHRIQVCGKGSCCKRGGNALWQALKQVDAERSDIALERTGCLKHCKHGPNLRIGKTLHSRVSPAQLPMLLQRHCPQAETSPYPVSGPTHS; encoded by the coding sequence ATGACTCAATATGCTGATAGGCTGCGGCATCAAGGGATTCTGCAGGGTACCTATGTCGCCGATATTCGCTCCGATCACGGCAAGTTGAAGGGGATTCGACTGCAGACTCCTCAGGGCACCTACGCGGTTAAATTGCCCAAGCCCCTACGCTATGCGATCGCACGGGAACTCACCCTAGGAGCTCCGGTGCGAGTGTGGGTGCGCAGCAAGAAAGACAGCTTGAAAGCCATCCAGGTGATTCCCCTCACTCCTCAGACAGCCCTGGAGTTGCCCCCTGAGCCCGCCTCGGTTTCGCCCCGGCAGGCCCATCGCATTCAAGTCTGTGGTAAGGGCAGCTGCTGTAAGCGTGGTGGCAACGCCCTGTGGCAGGCGCTCAAGCAGGTAGATGCCGAGCGTAGCGACATCGCCCTAGAGCGCACCGGTTGCCTAAAGCACTGTAAACATGGCCCTAATCTGCGCATCGGCAAGACCTTGCACAGCCGGGTATCTCCAGCCCAGTTGCCCATGTTACTGCAGCGTCATTGCCCCCAGGCTGAGACCAGCCCCTATCCGGTCAGTGGGCCTACGCACTCATAA
- the cobW gene encoding cobalamin biosynthesis protein CobW has product MHKIPVTVITGFLGAGKTTLVRHLLQHNQGRRIAVLVNEFGEVGIDGDLLQGCQVCDEDKTALSTIVELTNGCLCCTVQEEFLPTMQMLMQRRDQIDCIVIETSGLALPKPLVQAFRWPQIRTQATVDGVITVVDCEALASGQLVGDLSALEAQRQADDSLEHETPIEELFEDQLRCADLVLLSKVDQVDEATRQQVEAWMRSQLPPGVKLVPCHRGALPADLLLGFNAAVEDNLDSRPSHHDHAVDHDHDDDITAIPLTLDHSFQPQELIQRLQSLVEQREIYRIKGFVHVPQKPRRLVLHGVGQRFESFYDRPWANGEPPLTRLVIIGRQLDAAMVRQAVVG; this is encoded by the coding sequence ATGCATAAAATTCCAGTGACCGTTATTACCGGCTTTCTGGGGGCGGGTAAAACCACCCTGGTACGCCACCTGTTGCAACATAACCAGGGCCGTCGCATTGCGGTGCTGGTCAATGAATTTGGTGAGGTGGGCATTGATGGCGACTTGCTGCAAGGGTGTCAGGTCTGCGATGAAGATAAGACTGCCCTAAGCACTATCGTAGAGTTGACCAATGGCTGTCTCTGCTGCACCGTGCAGGAGGAATTTCTACCCACAATGCAAATGTTGATGCAGCGGCGGGACCAGATCGATTGCATCGTGATTGAGACGTCCGGATTGGCTCTGCCCAAACCGCTGGTGCAAGCCTTCCGCTGGCCCCAGATTCGCACCCAGGCCACAGTAGACGGCGTGATCACGGTGGTGGATTGTGAGGCGCTGGCCTCAGGACAATTGGTGGGAGACCTCAGTGCCCTGGAAGCCCAACGTCAGGCCGACGATAGCCTAGAGCATGAGACCCCCATTGAGGAACTATTTGAGGATCAGCTCCGCTGTGCGGATCTGGTGCTTTTGAGTAAGGTGGACCAGGTAGATGAGGCCACACGACAGCAAGTGGAGGCCTGGATGCGATCGCAACTACCACCAGGCGTTAAATTAGTTCCCTGCCACCGAGGTGCCCTCCCAGCTGATTTGCTGTTGGGTTTCAATGCCGCCGTCGAAGACAACCTAGACAGTCGCCCCAGCCACCATGATCATGCGGTAGACCATGACCACGACGACGACATCACCGCCATTCCCCTCACCCTCGACCACAGTTTTCAGCCCCAGGAGCTAATCCAGCGACTGCAATCCCTAGTAGAGCAGCGAGAAATCTATCGCATCAAAGGCTTTGTCCACGTCCCCCAAAAACCCAGACGCCTAGTGCTGCATGGGGTTGGTCAGCGCTTCGAAAGCTTTTACGACCGCCCCTGGGCTAATGGCGAGCCCCCCTTGACCCGCCTTGTCATCATCGGCCGGCAATTAGATGCAGCCATGGTACGGCAGGCCGTCGTCGGGTAA